A single genomic interval of Lathyrus oleraceus cultivar Zhongwan6 chromosome 7, CAAS_Psat_ZW6_1.0, whole genome shotgun sequence harbors:
- the LOC127101532 gene encoding putative glucose-6-phosphate 1-epimerase isoform X1, with the protein MSQKPVYVKQCIGVNGLEKIILKEVRGFSAEVYLYGGQVTSWKNERGEELLFVSSKANFNPPKSIRGGIPICFPQFSNLGSLEHHGFARNKLWTLDPNPPPFPTNSSSRAFTDLILKNSEDDSKNWPHRYEFRLRIALGPTGDLMMTSRIRNTNKDGKSFTFTFAYHTYLYVTDISEVRIEGLETLDYLDNLKNRQRFTEQGDAITFESEVDKVYVSTPTKIAIIDHERKRTFEVRKDGLPDAVVWNPWDKKAKTISDLGDDEYKHMLCVQSACVEKAITLKPGEEWKGRQEISAVPSSYCSGQLDPRKVLFQY; encoded by the exons ATGTCACAAAAACCGGTATACGTTAAACAGTGTATAGGCGTTAATGGCTTAGAGAAGATCATTCTTAAAGAAGTTCGTGGCTTCTCTGCTGAG GTGTATCTATATGGAGGACAGGTTACATCCTGGAAAAATGAACGTGGAGAAGAATTGCTCTTTGTTAGTAGTAAG GCTAATTTTAATCCTCCGAAATCTATACGTGGAGGCATTCCGATATGTTTTCCTCAA TTCTCAAATCTTGGTTCTCTTGAACATCATGGATTTGCAAGGAACAAGTTGTGGACCTTAGATCCTAATCCTCCTCCATTTCCAACAAATAGCAGTAGTAGAGCTTTCACTGATTTGATTCTTAAAAACTCCGAAGATGATTCCAAGAATTGGCCTCACAG ATATGAATTTCGCCTAAGGATAGCTTTGGGACCTACCGGAGATCTGATGATGACCTCTCGAATTCGAAACACAAATAAAGATGGAAAATCTTTTACCTTCACATTTGCCTATCATACATACCTCTATGTTACCGATATCAG TGAAGTTCGAATAGAAGGACTAGAAACATTGGATTATCTAGACAATTTGAAGAATAGACAGCGATTTACAGAACAAGGAGACGCTATAACATTCGAGTCTGAA GTGGACAAAGTTTACGTTAGCACTCCCACAAAAATTGCTATCATAGACCATGAAAGGAAGAGAACTTTTGAAGTGCGAAAAGACGGGCTTCCTGATGCTG TGGTATGGAATCCGTGGGACAAGAAGGCGAAAACCATATCTGATTTGGGGGATGATGAGTACAAACACATGTTGTGTGTTCAGTCTGCTTGTGTAGAAAAAGCAATCACTCTCAAACCTGGTGAAGAGTGGAAAGGAAGACAAGAAATATCTGCAGTTCCTTCAAGTTATTGTAGTGGTCAACTCGATCCACGAAAAGTGCTTTTCCAGTATTAG
- the LOC127101532 gene encoding putative glucose-6-phosphate 1-epimerase isoform X2 produces MEDRLHPGKMNVEKNCSLLVVRLILILRNLYVEAFRYVFLKNKLWTLDPNPPPFPTNSSSRAFTDLILKNSEDDSKNWPHRYEFRLRIALGPTGDLMMTSRIRNTNKDGKSFTFTFAYHTYLYVTDISEVRIEGLETLDYLDNLKNRQRFTEQGDAITFESEVDKVYVSTPTKIAIIDHERKRTFEVRKDGLPDAVVWNPWDKKAKTISDLGDDEYKHMLCVQSACVEKAITLKPGEEWKGRQEISAVPSSYCSGQLDPRKVLFQY; encoded by the exons ATGGAGGACAGGTTACATCCTGGAAAAATGAACGTGGAGAAGAATTGCTCTTTGTTAGTAGTAAG GCTAATTTTAATCCTCCGAAATCTATACGTGGAGGCATTCCGATATGTTTTCCTCAA GAACAAGTTGTGGACCTTAGATCCTAATCCTCCTCCATTTCCAACAAATAGCAGTAGTAGAGCTTTCACTGATTTGATTCTTAAAAACTCCGAAGATGATTCCAAGAATTGGCCTCACAG ATATGAATTTCGCCTAAGGATAGCTTTGGGACCTACCGGAGATCTGATGATGACCTCTCGAATTCGAAACACAAATAAAGATGGAAAATCTTTTACCTTCACATTTGCCTATCATACATACCTCTATGTTACCGATATCAG TGAAGTTCGAATAGAAGGACTAGAAACATTGGATTATCTAGACAATTTGAAGAATAGACAGCGATTTACAGAACAAGGAGACGCTATAACATTCGAGTCTGAA GTGGACAAAGTTTACGTTAGCACTCCCACAAAAATTGCTATCATAGACCATGAAAGGAAGAGAACTTTTGAAGTGCGAAAAGACGGGCTTCCTGATGCTG TGGTATGGAATCCGTGGGACAAGAAGGCGAAAACCATATCTGATTTGGGGGATGATGAGTACAAACACATGTTGTGTGTTCAGTCTGCTTGTGTAGAAAAAGCAATCACTCTCAAACCTGGTGAAGAGTGGAAAGGAAGACAAGAAATATCTGCAGTTCCTTCAAGTTATTGTAGTGGTCAACTCGATCCACGAAAAGTGCTTTTCCAGTATTAG